From the genome of Verrucomicrobiota bacterium:
AACAAAAGGTTTCTCGGTCTTGTCCACATAATCACAATGGGCACGTTCACGCAGGCACGCCTGGAGGAGTTTCTGTTTGACGGGGATGTATTCCGGACGGTGGGGGCCTAGGGCCAGCTCGGTCTGGATCGGCCGGTATTCATAATAAATAACCCGGCGCAATTTGCTCTGGGCCGAGGGTGAACCATGTAATGCCATCACATTATGGAAAAGCACATCACCGGGATCCACCGGAATGGGCACAGCCCCCTCAAAGCGGAATTCCCCCGTGCCATCCGACTGGGTGAAATCATTATTTCCACCATTCAGGTAGGTAATTCTCTCATTGGTGAATTTTTCTTCCCAGAGATTTGAACCTAAAATGCCCCACAGGCAATTACTCATGTCCGAGCCGTCTAGGTAGAAATCCACATTAAAGATCGGTTTGTTTTCGACCATCCCGGCTGCATAATCCCGGTGCCAAGCGATCGTCGCTCCCTTTCCCGGAGTTTTAAAAACCATACTATCCCATGTGGGAATAAAATTCGGTCCCTGGAGTTTCTCGACACTTTTCAGGATGAATGGATGTCCGGCCAACACCTTGCCCGCTTGTGTTTTATCGACGACGTATTCGATTCTAAAAGGTGTTTCCACCCCGCTTTTGTGTTTGGTGTAGAAATAATCCGGATCTTGTACACGCTCGGACATGGAGCGCTCGACGAGTGGCAGCGTTTGTTTTTGGAGCTCCTCGAGTTCGCGGCCCCGCAGCAAATTGCGGATGAGTAAGAGGCCGTTATCGTGGAAGAATTGGGCTTGTTCATCCGTGATACAGTCTTGTTTGGTAGCGTCAATATGGGGGAATAAATCGTTAGTAGTTTGATTCATAGGGTGGGGGTAGGGGTTATATTTCAGACTAGTTTACACCTTTTTAC
Proteins encoded in this window:
- a CDS encoding phytanoyl-CoA dioxygenase family protein, whose product is MNQTTNDLFPHIDATKQDCITDEQAQFFHDNGLLLIRNLLRGRELEELQKQTLPLVERSMSERVQDPDYFYTKHKSGVETPFRIEYVVDKTQAGKVLAGHPFILKSVEKLQGPNFIPTWDSMVFKTPGKGATIAWHRDYAAGMVENKPIFNVDFYLDGSDMSNCLWGILGSNLWEEKFTNERITYLNGGNNDFTQSDGTGEFRFEGAVPIPVDPGDVLFHNVMALHGSPSAQSKLRRVIYYEYRPIQTELALGPHRPEYIPVKQKLLQACLRERAHCDYVDKTEKPFV